The following are from one region of the Ignavibacteriota bacterium genome:
- the mnmA gene encoding tRNA 2-thiouridine(34) synthase MnmA — MKVAVLLSGGVDSSVALRLLKEEGHQLTAFYLKIWLQDEFSFLGECPWEEDLRYARAVCEQADVPLEVIPLQTEYWDNVVSYTISEIKEGRTPNPDIFCNSLIKFGEFYDKIDSSFEKVASGHYAKVDLVNGKFLLKTSPDPIKDQTYFLAYLTQKQLSRALFPIGKFKKTEIRKFAQNYNLPTMERRDSQGICFLGQIKFKEFIKHHLGEIEGDIIDIESKKILGKHPGYYYYTIGQRSGLKLGGGPWFVVKKDIKKNIVYVSNQNLADRERKEFLVGKVNWIAEVPAEKTQLKVKIRHGAKVHDCMVEWQDDGNVKVEMSDSDNGIAPGQFAVFYDGTSGDLTDSVICYGGGVILENID, encoded by the coding sequence ATGAAAGTTGCAGTTTTGCTCTCCGGTGGCGTTGATAGTTCGGTTGCACTCCGTCTGTTAAAAGAAGAAGGTCATCAGTTAACAGCATTTTACCTCAAGATCTGGCTTCAGGATGAATTCTCATTTCTCGGCGAATGTCCATGGGAGGAAGATCTCAGATATGCGCGTGCTGTCTGTGAACAGGCTGATGTTCCTCTTGAAGTAATTCCATTGCAGACTGAATATTGGGATAATGTTGTCTCCTATACGATTTCAGAAATTAAAGAGGGAAGAACGCCAAACCCTGATATTTTTTGCAACAGCCTGATAAAGTTTGGTGAGTTCTATGATAAGATTGACAGCTCGTTTGAAAAAGTAGCAAGCGGTCACTATGCAAAAGTTGATCTAGTAAACGGAAAATTTCTCCTTAAAACTTCTCCCGATCCGATCAAAGATCAAACATATTTTTTAGCTTACCTGACGCAGAAACAATTGTCAAGAGCTCTTTTTCCGATTGGTAAATTCAAAAAAACTGAAATCCGTAAGTTCGCACAGAATTATAATCTCCCAACTATGGAAAGAAGAGACAGCCAGGGAATATGTTTTCTCGGACAGATTAAATTTAAAGAATTTATCAAGCATCATCTTGGTGAAATTGAAGGAGATATTATTGATATTGAATCAAAAAAAATTTTAGGTAAACATCCGGGATATTATTACTACACAATAGGACAAAGATCCGGATTGAAACTTGGCGGAGGTCCGTGGTTCGTCGTAAAAAAAGATATTAAGAAAAATATTGTTTATGTCTCCAATCAGAATCTGGCTGATCGTGAACGCAAAGAATTTTTAGTCGGAAAAGTTAATTGGATCGCTGAAGTTCCTGCTGAAAAAACACAACTCAAAGTAAAGATCCGTCACGGAGCAAAAGTGCATGATTGCATGGTTGAATGGCAGGATGATGGAAATGTTAAAGTTGAAATGTCTGATTCAGATAATGGAATTGCACCCGGTCAGTTTGCAGTTTTTTATGATGGAACATCCGGAGATTTAACAGATAGTGTTATTTGTTACGGTGGGGGAGTTATTCTTGAGAATATAGATTGA
- a CDS encoding DUF4920 domain-containing protein, with protein MQFKLFISFLLLSLGLTIAQTEEDKLGAELTLTEKTNISAILEDPESFLDKTVLVEGEVLDVCPNMGCWMEIKSDVEGEKIKVKVKDGDIVFPVEAKGKTALVEGTIYKIELTQEKAIEHFEHIAEEKGETFDPSTITGPMTIYQIKGLGAVIQ; from the coding sequence ATGCAGTTCAAATTATTTATTTCATTTCTGCTTTTAAGTTTAGGTTTAACAATTGCCCAAACAGAAGAAGATAAATTGGGTGCTGAATTAACACTTACCGAGAAGACAAATATTTCAGCCATACTGGAAGACCCTGAATCTTTTCTCGATAAAACAGTTTTGGTCGAAGGAGAAGTTTTAGATGTCTGCCCGAATATGGGATGCTGGATGGAAATAAAATCAGATGTGGAAGGTGAGAAGATAAAAGTAAAAGTTAAAGACGGCGACATTGTTTTCCCCGTTGAAGCAAAAGGTAAAACAGCTTTAGTTGAAGGCACAATTTATAAAATTGAACTCACTCAGGAAAAAGCCATTGAACATTTTGAGCATATTGCAGAAGAAAAAGGTGAAACGTTTGATCCTTCAACAATCACCGGTCCGATGACGATTTATCAAATAAAGGGACTTGGAGCTGTCATTCAATAA
- a CDS encoding sigma 54-interacting transcriptional regulator, whose amino-acid sequence MPGVALHAFALDNILNSRDVDNRFYVLSATTLLLIILGLIIYRSIYNNKNITIYLFAVISVIIGSFVLINFYYWKISLSFFFIPLLAIIITDISLYFIQGKEELKGALDESTALRNLLHSKENQLNTLQREIKESGKESSQLIEKINSLQSDIKKLKGSEDDRSQAGIIVSGKVENFYGIIYSSTLMKRVVDLIQKAAPTDATILITGDSGTGKELVAKAVHSLSKRKDKNFISVNCAALNDSLLESELFGYEKGAFTGAVTDKQGRFELADGGTIFLDEIGETSENFQSKLLRVLQSGEIEKVGSTKPNSVDVRVVAATNKNLSALVKEKLFREDLYYRLNVINIEVPPLKDRKEDINLLAKSFIEAENSSLQISVSALQALNDYNWKGNVRELESVVMRAIIFTKSDGRNLIQLADLPKEIVKETTFGFDDIVLESLRSKKFSHSAIVETARELGNVNRTLISENLRGLAFKILVECNFNIDKAILTISESGDKETNDRVRDKLQTFIKNIENDILKSGVNNFEAVKKKFASKYKNLPVKFHLYLDKVIQNKIERLL is encoded by the coding sequence ATGCCAGGTGTTGCGCTGCACGCTTTTGCACTTGATAATATTCTGAACTCACGCGATGTTGATAATAGATTCTATGTTCTATCCGCAACAACTTTATTGTTGATAATTCTGGGGTTAATCATTTATAGAAGTATTTACAATAATAAGAATATAACCATCTATCTGTTCGCTGTAATTTCTGTAATTATTGGTTCATTTGTTTTAATAAACTTTTACTACTGGAAAATTTCACTTTCCTTTTTCTTTATCCCGCTGTTAGCTATAATCATTACCGATATATCGCTTTACTTTATTCAAGGTAAAGAAGAACTCAAAGGCGCACTTGATGAATCAACTGCATTAAGAAATTTACTTCATTCCAAAGAGAATCAGCTCAACACACTTCAGAGAGAAATAAAAGAATCCGGTAAGGAATCATCACAGCTTATTGAAAAAATAAATTCACTTCAAAGTGATATTAAAAAGCTAAAGGGAAGTGAAGATGACAGGTCACAAGCAGGAATTATAGTTAGTGGAAAAGTTGAAAATTTTTATGGTATTATTTATTCATCAACTTTAATGAAAAGAGTTGTTGATTTAATTCAGAAGGCAGCGCCAACTGATGCAACAATTCTGATTACCGGTGACAGTGGAACTGGTAAAGAACTCGTCGCAAAAGCAGTTCATTCTCTAAGCAAAAGGAAAGATAAAAATTTTATTTCTGTTAATTGTGCAGCTTTAAATGATTCACTGCTCGAAAGCGAATTGTTTGGATATGAGAAAGGTGCGTTTACAGGTGCAGTAACGGATAAACAAGGAAGATTTGAACTGGCTGATGGCGGAACAATATTTCTTGACGAGATTGGTGAAACTTCTGAAAACTTTCAGTCTAAACTGCTTCGCGTATTACAATCAGGAGAAATCGAAAAAGTTGGTTCAACAAAACCAAACTCAGTTGATGTCCGCGTAGTCGCTGCCACAAATAAAAATCTTTCAGCATTAGTGAAGGAGAAATTATTTCGGGAAGATCTTTATTACAGGTTGAATGTCATCAATATTGAAGTTCCTCCTTTGAAAGACAGAAAAGAAGATATCAACCTTCTGGCAAAAAGTTTTATTGAGGCTGAAAATTCCAGCCTGCAAATTTCTGTCTCTGCACTGCAAGCACTAAATGATTATAACTGGAAAGGAAATGTAAGAGAACTTGAATCGGTAGTAATGCGAGCAATTATTTTTACTAAATCAGATGGTCGTAATTTAATTCAACTCGCTGACCTTCCAAAAGAAATAGTAAAAGAAACAACTTTTGGATTTGACGATATAGTACTGGAATCTTTAAGAAGCAAAAAGTTTTCACACTCCGCGATAGTTGAAACAGCAAGGGAACTTGGCAATGTGAACAGAACTCTGATCTCCGAAAACTTAAGAGGTCTTGCATTTAAAATATTGGTCGAATGTAACTTCAATATTGATAAAGCGATCCTGACAATCTCAGAATCCGGTGATAAAGAAACCAATGACAGAGTTCGGGATAAATTACAAACATTCATCAAAAACATCGAGAATGACATATTAAAGTCCGGAGTAAATAATTTCGAAGCCGTTAAAAAGAAATTTGCATCGAAGTATAAAAACCTGCCTGTTAAATTTCATTTATATTTGGACAAAGTCATCCAGAATAAAATTGAGCGATTATTATAA
- a CDS encoding metallophosphoesterase, which translates to MALFFTIFFTVYTALNYYVFIRGWQTLHTFPALKPFYVAAFIIVAYGYVFAKVLYKFLHPAVYDLWLAVGAIWFAFLVYFILLLLGLDLIRLAEHFFNFLPKSLHDNYEQTKKITAIVIIALVSLIVFLGNLNKRDITVKTLEFTFPKGDGKLSEINIAAASDLHLSPIDGERLLSRIINKMNSLNPDIILLAGDIVDDKAEVLEQRKIGESFRKLNPKYGIYTINGNHEFINRVEASVKYAEHLGIKVLRDEYVLIDSSFYIIGREDVVMKQFTGKERKSLEQIIQSINANNLSERSSTKSLPKILLDHTPVKLEQAEKNGIDLQFSGHTHHGQIWPANIITNLIYEISWGYKKKSNTHYYVTSGAGTWGPPVRTGSKSEIVNIKIIFRQ; encoded by the coding sequence ATGGCTTTATTCTTCACAATATTCTTCACGGTTTACACTGCCCTTAATTACTACGTTTTTATAAGGGGATGGCAAACACTTCATACATTTCCCGCTCTAAAACCTTTTTATGTAGCGGCGTTTATTATTGTTGCATACGGATACGTTTTTGCAAAGGTTCTCTATAAATTTCTGCACCCTGCTGTTTATGATTTATGGCTTGCAGTTGGAGCAATCTGGTTTGCTTTTCTTGTTTACTTCATTTTGCTTTTGCTTGGTCTGGATTTAATAAGGCTGGCAGAACATTTTTTTAATTTTCTTCCAAAATCTCTTCACGATAATTATGAGCAGACAAAAAAGATAACAGCAATTGTTATCATTGCACTTGTTAGCCTCATTGTTTTTTTAGGTAATCTGAACAAGCGAGATATTACAGTTAAAACGTTAGAGTTTACTTTTCCGAAAGGTGATGGAAAATTATCAGAGATCAACATTGCTGCTGCTTCCGATTTACACCTTTCTCCGATTGATGGCGAGAGATTACTATCCAGAATCATTAACAAAATGAATTCGCTTAATCCGGATATAATTCTTCTGGCAGGCGATATAGTTGATGATAAAGCAGAAGTACTTGAACAAAGAAAAATAGGCGAGTCATTTAGAAAACTAAATCCGAAATATGGTATTTACACAATCAACGGAAATCACGAATTTATTAATAGAGTTGAAGCATCAGTTAAATATGCTGAACATTTGGGAATAAAAGTTCTTCGTGATGAGTATGTTTTGATTGACAGCAGCTTTTATATTATCGGCAGGGAAGATGTAGTGATGAAACAGTTCACCGGTAAAGAGAGAAAATCTCTTGAGCAGATTATTCAATCAATAAATGCAAACAATTTAAGCGAACGTAGTTCAACGAAGTCCCTTCCAAAAATCCTTTTAGATCACACTCCTGTTAAATTAGAACAGGCTGAAAAAAACGGAATTGACTTACAATTTTCTGGTCACACTCATCATGGTCAAATTTGGCCGGCAAATATCATCACAAATTTGATTTACGAAATTAGTTGGGGATATAAAAAGAAAAGTAATACACATTATTATGTAACTTCGGGAGCCGGAACCTGGGGACCACCTGTCAGAACCGGAAGTAAATCGGAAATCGTTAATATTAAAATTATATTCAGACAATAA
- a CDS encoding dihydroorotate dehydrogenase-like protein, whose protein sequence is MDLSTTYLGLKLKSPIVPSAGPLSQELSGVKLMEDAGAGAVVLYSLFEEQLEHESLELHHHTNGSAESFAEATSYFPEPFEYKMGPEEYLNHIRKIKESVDIPLIASLNGKSLGGWIDYAKQIEQAGADGLELNIYFLATDLDQRSEELEKKYVHIVKRVKSEIKIPIAVKMHPFFSSVAHMAKELNKAGADGLVLFNRFYQPDINLDTLEVEPNVILSTPFAMRLPLRWIAILYGRTNADLAATSGIYTAEDVIKMIMAGAKVTQMLSCLLKFGIGHIADVTSKIKLWMEEKEYESLEQMRGSMSYMNVEDPAKFERANYMKVLNSYK, encoded by the coding sequence ATGGATTTATCAACCACATACTTAGGTTTAAAACTAAAATCACCTATTGTTCCTTCAGCAGGTCCATTATCTCAGGAATTATCAGGTGTTAAATTAATGGAAGATGCAGGTGCCGGAGCAGTTGTTCTTTATTCTTTGTTTGAAGAACAGCTTGAACATGAATCCTTAGAACTTCATCATCATACAAATGGTTCAGCCGAAAGCTTTGCTGAAGCAACAAGCTATTTTCCTGAACCTTTCGAATACAAAATGGGTCCGGAAGAATATCTTAATCATATAAGAAAAATAAAAGAATCTGTTGATATACCATTGATAGCGAGCCTGAATGGCAAGTCACTTGGTGGATGGATAGATTATGCAAAACAAATTGAGCAAGCTGGTGCGGATGGTCTTGAACTGAATATCTATTTTCTTGCGACTGATCTTGATCAGAGGAGTGAAGAACTTGAAAAAAAATATGTTCACATTGTCAAAAGAGTAAAATCAGAAATTAAAATTCCAATTGCAGTGAAGATGCATCCTTTTTTCAGTTCAGTTGCACATATGGCGAAAGAGTTAAACAAAGCCGGTGCTGATGGGTTGGTTTTATTTAACAGATTTTATCAGCCGGATATCAATCTCGATACGCTGGAAGTTGAACCAAATGTTATTCTAAGTACTCCATTTGCAATGAGACTTCCACTGAGATGGATTGCAATACTTTACGGAAGAACAAATGCTGATCTTGCTGCAACAAGCGGTATTTATACGGCGGAGGACGTCATTAAAATGATAATGGCTGGTGCAAAAGTAACTCAGATGCTTTCCTGTTTATTGAAGTTTGGAATTGGTCACATTGCCGATGTTACTTCTAAAATTAAATTATGGATGGAAGAAAAAGAATATGAATCTCTCGAACAGATGAGAGGAAGTATGAGTTATATGAATGTTGAAGATCCGGCAAAATTTGAACGAGCAAATTATATGAAAGTTTTAAATTCCTACAAATAA